One Mailhella massiliensis DNA segment encodes these proteins:
- a CDS encoding periplasmic heavy metal sensor, which translates to MTRKPVIIALLAATFAAAVPVAAMANPDFHGRYARDCRRAAPCESMPRLTEEQRAQMVKLHEEHRAAVAPLREQIAEKRMTLNALSRNPNTSPDELRALTADISRLRAKMRTVNDDFRAKMQKQGLPCAEFGRHDGYGPRHHDGYGPRHHDGYGHRYHDNCRI; encoded by the coding sequence ATGACCAGAAAGCCCGTCATCATCGCCCTCCTTGCCGCCACCTTCGCCGCCGCCGTCCCCGTCGCCGCCATGGCCAACCCCGATTTCCACGGCCGATATGCCCGCGACTGCCGCCGCGCCGCCCCCTGCGAATCCATGCCCAGGCTGACGGAAGAACAGCGCGCACAGATGGTCAAGCTCCACGAGGAACACCGCGCCGCCGTGGCCCCCCTGCGTGAACAGATTGCGGAAAAGCGCATGACCCTGAACGCCCTTTCCCGCAACCCCAACACCTCCCCGGATGAACTGCGCGCCCTTACGGCGGATATTTCCAGGCTGCGCGCAAAGATGCGTACCGTGAACGACGACTTCCGCGCCAAAATGCAGAAGCAGGGCCTGCCCTGCGCCGAATTCGGCCGCCACGACGGCTACGGTCCCCGCCATCACGACGGCTACGGTCCCCGCCATCACGACGGTTACGGCCACCGGTATCACGACAACTGCAGAATCTGA
- the dut gene encoding dUTP diphosphatase: MATVHVRYLRDAATLYGDGLSYATSGSAGMDLRACFEQEELVVEPGARAAVPSGICVEPQVPGVAGFIYSRSGLGAVKGLAVAQGVGVVDADYRGEVVVWLLNTSGEAVSVRRGERVAQLVFQPVCRLEPLAVETLSETGRGAGGFGHTGRV; this comes from the coding sequence ATGGCCACTGTTCATGTTCGTTATCTGCGCGACGCCGCGACCCTTTACGGCGACGGCCTTTCCTACGCCACGTCCGGTTCCGCGGGCATGGATCTGCGCGCCTGCTTCGAGCAGGAGGAACTCGTCGTGGAGCCGGGGGCCCGCGCGGCCGTGCCTTCCGGCATCTGCGTGGAGCCTCAGGTCCCCGGCGTGGCGGGCTTCATCTATTCCCGCAGCGGTCTCGGGGCCGTCAAAGGCCTTGCCGTGGCCCAGGGCGTGGGCGTGGTAGATGCCGACTACCGGGGCGAAGTCGTGGTCTGGCTGCTCAATACCTCCGGCGAGGCCGTGTCCGTTCGGCGCGGGGAGCGTGTGGCGCAGCTCGTATTCCAGCCCGTATGCAGGCTGGAACCGCTGGCCGTGGAAACGCTTTCCGAAACCGGGCGCGGGGCCGGGGGCTTCGGCCATACCGGCAGGGTCTGA
- the purF gene encoding amidophosphoribosyltransferase, giving the protein MCGIFGIVGHEDAARLTYFGLYALQHRGQESAGIVSWNGREGSCHLHSGMGLVPDVFHEEDLKHLDGETAIGHVRYSTTGKPQPRNAQPLLVRVRNGVQLALAHNGNLTNAAELRRELENDGCIFQTTIDSEIFVHLIARALSTRTLEEAVIEACSKVEGAYSLLILSEGVIYALRDPHGFHPLSMARMGDSWVFASESCAFDLLEADYVREVEPGEMVVAEQGYPTCRSVRFCRGEKPVRQCIFELVYFARPDSRIFGEDVYQCRKCMGRNLIRESMADAECVVPFPDSGIYAALGVAQEAGVPYEHALIRNHYVGRTFIQPSQSMRQFSVRVKINPVRSMIEKKSLYVVDDSIVRGTTIRTRVAKLRELGARAVHFRVSSPPIKYPCFYGIDFPSPNDLIATKYSPEQICAMLGLDSLHYLTKEGLLASVSQPDRYCTACFSGEYPTPLPEVRDKMSLEYRRRGDVRFSG; this is encoded by the coding sequence ATGTGCGGCATTTTCGGCATCGTCGGTCATGAGGACGCGGCGAGACTCACCTACTTCGGGCTGTATGCGCTTCAGCACCGCGGGCAGGAAAGCGCGGGCATAGTCTCGTGGAACGGCAGGGAAGGTTCCTGCCATCTGCATTCGGGCATGGGGCTCGTGCCCGACGTCTTCCATGAGGAAGACCTGAAGCACCTCGACGGTGAAACGGCCATAGGCCATGTGCGCTATTCCACCACGGGCAAGCCGCAGCCGCGCAACGCGCAGCCGCTGCTCGTGCGGGTGAGAAACGGCGTGCAGCTTGCTCTTGCCCACAACGGCAACCTCACCAATGCCGCCGAGCTGCGCCGGGAGCTGGAAAACGACGGCTGCATTTTCCAGACCACCATCGACAGCGAAATCTTCGTGCATCTCATCGCCCGCGCCCTTTCCACGCGCACGCTGGAAGAAGCCGTCATCGAGGCCTGCAGCAAGGTGGAGGGAGCCTACAGTCTGCTCATTCTGAGCGAAGGCGTCATCTACGCTTTGCGCGACCCGCACGGTTTCCACCCCCTGAGCATGGCGAGAATGGGCGATTCCTGGGTCTTCGCCTCGGAAAGCTGCGCCTTCGATCTTCTGGAAGCCGATTATGTGCGCGAGGTGGAACCCGGGGAAATGGTCGTGGCCGAACAGGGCTATCCCACCTGCCGGAGCGTGCGCTTCTGCCGCGGGGAAAAGCCGGTACGTCAGTGCATTTTCGAGCTCGTCTACTTTGCCCGGCCCGATTCGCGCATTTTCGGTGAAGACGTGTACCAGTGCCGCAAGTGCATGGGGCGCAATCTCATCCGCGAATCCATGGCCGATGCGGAATGCGTGGTGCCCTTCCCGGATTCGGGCATCTACGCCGCTCTCGGCGTGGCGCAGGAAGCGGGCGTGCCCTATGAACACGCGCTCATCCGCAACCACTATGTGGGCCGTACCTTCATCCAGCCTTCCCAGAGTATGCGCCAGTTCAGCGTGCGGGTGAAAATCAATCCCGTGCGCTCCATGATAGAGAAGAAAAGCCTCTATGTGGTGGACGATTCCATCGTGCGCGGCACCACCATCCGCACGCGCGTGGCCAAGCTGCGCGAACTCGGGGCAAGGGCCGTGCATTTTCGCGTGAGCAGCCCGCCCATCAAGTATCCCTGCTTCTACGGCATCGACTTCCCCTCCCCGAACGATCTCATCGCCACAAAGTATTCCCCGGAGCAGATCTGCGCCATGCTCGGCCTCGATTCGCTGCATTATCTTACGAAGGAAGGCCTTCTCGCCTCCGTTTCCCAGCCGGACAGATACTGCACGGCCTGCTTCAGCGGCGAATACCCCACGCCCCTGCCCGAAGTAAGGGACAAGATGTCGCTGGAATACCGCCGCAGAGGCGACGTGCGTTTTTCCGGCTGA
- a CDS encoding D-alanine--D-alanine ligase family protein, translating to MRILLVAGGWSTEREISLKGAASIAGALRARGHEVTLFDLSDGFEALLREAGRHDAAFLNLHGQPGEDGLVQALLDEAGCPYQGSGPAGSFLALNKAAGKALMRRAGIPTPDYEFLPFRPAEGWKCSLAYPLFVKSNTGGSSIDLFRVNDEAELDRALDTLFSHHQEVLIETLIPGREVTCGVVGRPGEEKALPPVLIVPRREFFDFHDKYAPDGAEELCPAPLEPELTAKVQAMALAAHRCLGLSGYSRTDFRLRDDGELFVLEVNTLPGMTGASLVPKEAAAEGIAFGELLENLLSYAVDRAR from the coding sequence ATGCGTATTCTTCTTGTTGCCGGCGGCTGGTCCACGGAGCGCGAGATTTCTCTGAAGGGGGCGGCTTCCATTGCCGGGGCGCTCCGCGCCCGCGGCCATGAGGTGACGCTCTTTGATCTTTCCGACGGTTTTGAGGCGCTGCTCCGCGAGGCGGGCAGGCACGATGCGGCTTTTCTGAACCTGCACGGACAGCCCGGAGAAGACGGCCTGGTACAGGCCCTGCTCGACGAGGCGGGATGCCCCTATCAGGGCAGCGGCCCCGCGGGTTCCTTCCTTGCGCTCAACAAGGCGGCGGGCAAGGCGCTCATGCGCCGCGCGGGCATTCCCACGCCCGATTATGAATTTCTTCCCTTCCGTCCCGCCGAAGGCTGGAAGTGCTCCCTGGCGTATCCCTTGTTCGTCAAGTCCAACACCGGCGGTTCCAGCATCGACCTTTTCCGCGTGAACGACGAGGCGGAACTCGACAGGGCGCTGGATACGCTCTTTTCCCATCATCAGGAAGTGCTCATCGAAACGCTCATTCCCGGCCGCGAGGTCACCTGCGGCGTGGTGGGCCGTCCGGGAGAGGAAAAGGCCCTGCCCCCGGTGCTCATCGTTCCCCGGCGGGAATTTTTCGATTTTCACGACAAGTATGCGCCCGACGGGGCGGAGGAGCTGTGCCCCGCGCCTCTGGAACCGGAGCTTACGGCAAAGGTGCAGGCCATGGCTCTTGCCGCCCACCGCTGCCTCGGTCTTTCCGGTTACAGCCGTACCGATTTCCGCCTGCGGGACGACGGGGAACTTTTCGTGCTTGAAGTGAACACCCTGCCCGGCATGACCGGCGCAAGCCTTGTGCCCAAGGAGGCGGCAGCCGAGGGTATCGCCTTCGGCGAGCTTCTGGAAAATCTTCTGAGCTACGCCGTGGATCGCGCGCGCTGA
- the uvrC gene encoding excinuclease ABC subunit UvrC — protein MERPLPSSIPATPGVYLYKDASGRIIYVGKAGNLRRRVLSYFRPADQLTAKTAAMISRAADIEFLNTTSEKEALLLEASLIKKHRPHYNICLRDDKQYVMFRLSEKEPFPRLEIVRRMKKRDGARYFGPFTAGLAARETWKTIHRIFPLRRCSDRAMKNRETPCLYHHIHLCSAPCTGEITPEAYADMTRRVTLLLSGKSRELVDLLQKAMEKAAEELEFEKAATLRDQIRAIEKTVEKQGIVLQNGADMDVLGLVSLPDGLALGVVFVRHGLVQDRSAFFWPGLGLEDASELLISFLGQFYHAEGSIPARIILPYLPWETGSSGSAFAVDSQSALVTPQSSASMDSPFMEGGAYTPCFCGEDTLAASARKTGSSPVPEEKAPAPGNGPAKAPSLMEEALALLNAQECSAPAEGDEGGRETLEEALAELRGGPVRIAVPRNEEERRLMDMARSNARESARNRREASLADRLAAVFHYDRPVARVECADVSHTGGESTKVGAVVYEDGRPRREDYRVWNIEGAEGDDYAALSLWAKRRLEHGEPWPDLLLIDGGRGQLAAVCKVLSEELATEGRLPFLLAGIAKARDEKGHADRRAGNVADRIFVPGRSNPLPLREGCPELLFLQVVRDAAHDFSIGRHRQARARQAFSGELRQLPGIGPHTARLLWEEFDSVAQMKAATTAQLMELPGIGRKKAEALRDALQKL, from the coding sequence ATGGAACGACCGCTTCCTTCCAGCATTCCCGCCACACCGGGCGTGTACCTGTACAAGGACGCCTCGGGCCGCATCATCTATGTGGGCAAGGCCGGAAACCTGCGCCGGAGAGTGCTCTCCTATTTCCGCCCGGCGGATCAGCTCACGGCCAAGACTGCGGCCATGATAAGCCGCGCGGCGGACATAGAGTTTCTCAACACCACCTCGGAGAAGGAAGCGCTGCTGCTTGAAGCCAGCCTCATCAAGAAGCACCGCCCGCACTACAACATCTGCCTGCGCGACGACAAGCAGTACGTCATGTTCCGCCTTTCGGAAAAGGAGCCCTTTCCCCGGCTGGAAATCGTGCGCCGCATGAAGAAGCGCGACGGAGCGCGCTACTTCGGCCCCTTTACCGCCGGGCTGGCCGCAAGGGAGACGTGGAAGACCATACACCGCATCTTTCCCCTGCGCCGCTGTTCCGACAGGGCCATGAAAAACCGAGAAACGCCCTGTCTCTACCACCACATACACCTGTGCTCCGCCCCCTGTACGGGCGAGATCACGCCCGAAGCCTATGCGGACATGACGCGCCGCGTCACGCTGCTGCTTTCCGGCAAGTCCCGCGAACTCGTCGACCTTCTGCAGAAAGCCATGGAAAAGGCCGCGGAAGAGCTGGAATTCGAAAAGGCCGCCACCTTGCGCGACCAGATACGCGCCATAGAAAAAACCGTGGAGAAGCAGGGCATCGTGCTGCAGAACGGCGCGGATATGGACGTTCTCGGTCTGGTGAGCCTGCCCGACGGGCTGGCCCTCGGCGTGGTCTTCGTGCGGCACGGCCTTGTGCAGGACAGAAGCGCCTTCTTCTGGCCCGGTCTCGGACTGGAGGACGCCTCGGAACTTCTCATCAGCTTCCTCGGCCAGTTCTACCACGCGGAAGGTTCCATTCCCGCACGCATCATTCTGCCCTACCTGCCCTGGGAGACGGGCAGCTCCGGGTCTGCCTTCGCCGTGGATTCGCAAAGCGCGCTCGTCACGCCGCAATCCTCAGCCAGCATGGATTCCCCCTTCATGGAGGGCGGAGCCTACACCCCCTGCTTCTGCGGAGAAGACACGCTTGCCGCCTCCGCCCGCAAAACAGGAAGCTCGCCCGTCCCTGAAGAAAAAGCTCCCGCGCCCGGAAACGGCCCGGCAAAAGCCCCCTCGCTCATGGAGGAGGCGCTCGCCCTCCTCAATGCGCAGGAATGCTCCGCCCCTGCGGAAGGCGACGAAGGCGGACGGGAAACGCTGGAAGAGGCGCTTGCCGAGCTGCGCGGAGGCCCCGTACGCATTGCCGTGCCGCGCAACGAGGAGGAGCGCCGCCTTATGGACATGGCGCGCAGCAATGCACGCGAATCGGCCAGAAACCGCCGGGAAGCCTCGCTGGCGGACAGGCTTGCCGCCGTGTTTCACTACGACAGGCCCGTGGCCCGTGTGGAATGCGCGGACGTTTCCCACACCGGGGGCGAATCCACCAAGGTGGGCGCCGTGGTGTACGAAGACGGCCGCCCCCGCAGGGAAGACTACCGGGTATGGAACATCGAAGGCGCGGAAGGGGACGACTACGCCGCCCTCTCCCTCTGGGCGAAACGCCGCCTGGAACACGGCGAGCCCTGGCCCGACCTTCTGCTCATCGACGGCGGTCGCGGACAGCTTGCCGCCGTCTGCAAAGTTCTGAGCGAGGAACTCGCCACCGAAGGCAGACTGCCCTTCCTGCTTGCGGGCATAGCCAAGGCGCGCGACGAAAAGGGTCATGCCGACCGCCGGGCGGGCAATGTGGCCGACCGCATCTTCGTGCCCGGACGCAGCAATCCCCTGCCCCTGCGCGAAGGATGCCCGGAACTGCTCTTTCTGCAGGTGGTGCGCGACGCGGCCCACGATTTTTCCATCGGCAGGCATCGTCAGGCCCGCGCAAGGCAGGCCTTCAGCGGAGAACTCCGGCAGCTTCCCGGCATAGGGCCGCACACCGCGCGCCTGCTCTGGGAAGAATTCGACTCCGTGGCGCAGATGAAGGCCGCAACGACTGCGCAGCTCATGGAACTGCCGGGCATAGGCAGAAAAAAGGCGGAAGCGCTGCGCGACGCGCTGCAGAAGCTCTAG
- the gdhA gene encoding NADP-specific glutamate dehydrogenase gives MGNNYVRNVVESVRAKYPHQPEFLQAVEEVLLSMEPLFEKESKYEENAILERIVVPERLIEFRVAWTDDKGRIQVNNGYRVQFNSAIGPYKGGLRFHPSVNQSILKFLGFEQIFKNSLTGLAIGGGKGGSDFDPKGKSDAEVMRFCQAFMTELVRYVGAFSDVPAGDIGVGGREIGYLFGQYKRLTSRFEGVLTGKGLKWGGSLARTEATGFGNVYFADNMLKAVGKEIEGKTAAVSGSGNVAIYTVKKLYQLGATPVTVSDSRGCIYQPSGINLEVLQQVKERERASLTRYAELCKDATYIPVADYPAGEHPVWNVGADLAFPSATQNEVTLADAKNLLSKGCILVSEGANMPSTLEATAEFQKAGICFGPAKCANAGGVATSQLEMEQNAGMTSWTFDEVDGKLKGIMAGIFRAAHDTAEEFGQPGNYVMGGNIAGFRKVADSMIEQGVM, from the coding sequence ATGGGCAACAATTATGTGCGGAATGTAGTGGAGAGCGTGCGCGCCAAGTATCCTCATCAGCCGGAATTCCTCCAGGCCGTGGAAGAAGTGCTTCTTTCCATGGAACCTCTGTTTGAAAAGGAATCCAAGTACGAGGAAAACGCCATTCTTGAGCGCATCGTGGTGCCCGAACGCCTCATCGAATTCCGTGTCGCCTGGACGGACGACAAGGGCCGCATTCAGGTGAACAACGGCTACCGCGTGCAGTTCAACTCCGCCATCGGACCGTACAAGGGCGGGCTCCGCTTCCATCCCAGCGTGAACCAGAGCATTCTGAAGTTCCTGGGCTTTGAACAGATCTTCAAGAACAGTCTCACCGGTCTCGCCATCGGCGGCGGCAAGGGCGGTTCCGACTTCGATCCCAAGGGCAAGTCCGACGCCGAAGTCATGCGTTTCTGCCAGGCCTTCATGACGGAACTCGTCCGCTATGTGGGCGCCTTCAGCGACGTGCCCGCCGGCGACATCGGCGTGGGCGGCCGCGAAATCGGCTATCTGTTCGGTCAGTACAAGCGCCTGACCAGCCGCTTTGAAGGCGTGCTCACCGGCAAGGGCCTCAAGTGGGGCGGTTCTCTGGCCCGCACCGAAGCCACCGGCTTCGGCAACGTGTATTTTGCCGACAACATGCTCAAGGCCGTGGGCAAGGAAATCGAAGGCAAGACGGCCGCCGTCTCCGGTTCCGGCAACGTGGCCATCTACACGGTGAAGAAGCTCTATCAGCTCGGCGCCACCCCCGTCACCGTGTCCGATTCCAGAGGCTGCATCTACCAGCCTTCCGGCATCAATCTGGAAGTGCTTCAGCAGGTCAAGGAACGCGAACGCGCTTCCCTTACCCGCTATGCGGAACTGTGCAAGGATGCCACCTACATTCCCGTGGCCGACTACCCCGCCGGCGAACATCCCGTGTGGAACGTGGGCGCGGATCTCGCCTTCCCCAGCGCCACGCAGAACGAAGTCACCCTTGCCGACGCGAAGAATCTCCTTTCCAAGGGCTGCATCCTGGTGAGCGAAGGCGCGAACATGCCTTCCACCCTGGAAGCCACGGCCGAATTCCAGAAGGCCGGCATCTGCTTCGGCCCCGCCAAGTGCGCCAACGCCGGCGGCGTGGCCACCAGCCAGCTTGAAATGGAACAGAACGCGGGCATGACTTCCTGGACCTTCGACGAAGTGGACGGCAAGCTCAAGGGCATCATGGCCGGCATCTTCCGGGCAGCGCACGATACCGCCGAAGAATTCGGCCAGCCCGGCAACTACGTCATGGGCGGCAACATCGCCGGCTTCCGCAAGGTGGCCGACAGCATGATTGAGCAGGGCGTCATGTAA
- a CDS encoding EamA family transporter — protein MGFFLALLSSAAFGLIPLFSLPLMQGGMSAGCVLFYRFLFGSLALGLIVVLRRERLAAPLRELAALGLFSIMYALAALLMFHGFHYLPSGVAATLQFLYPLMVMLIMIFFFHERFSLLTASSVTLAILGVFLLGGGEGGSVSLKGILLLLVSALCNAVYICGLHVARIRSISGLSITFWVLFFGMIVSFLNAVLTGSFVGLHSWNEAGLAVLLAVITAAVSNLALVLAIRRIGSTLASILGVMEPLTAVAVGILVFHEPANAAVFSGVAVICAAVLLVLAGPMIQERFGGRRSVRAEPGRRKGQS, from the coding sequence ATGGGCTTTTTCCTTGCTCTTCTTTCTTCGGCCGCCTTCGGGCTCATTCCCCTGTTCAGCCTGCCGCTCATGCAGGGCGGCATGAGCGCGGGGTGCGTGCTGTTCTACCGCTTTCTCTTCGGGTCCCTGGCTCTCGGACTCATCGTGGTTCTGCGCCGCGAAAGGCTGGCCGCTCCCCTGCGCGAACTGGCGGCCCTCGGACTTTTCAGCATCATGTACGCTCTGGCGGCCCTGCTCATGTTCCACGGCTTCCACTATCTGCCGAGCGGCGTGGCCGCCACGCTGCAGTTTCTCTACCCGCTCATGGTCATGCTCATCATGATATTCTTCTTTCATGAACGCTTTTCCCTGCTCACCGCCTCATCCGTGACGCTGGCCATTCTGGGAGTCTTTCTGCTCGGCGGGGGAGAAGGCGGAAGCGTCAGTCTGAAAGGCATTCTGCTGCTGCTTGTTTCCGCCCTGTGCAACGCCGTGTACATCTGCGGCCTGCACGTCGCCCGCATCCGCAGCATTTCCGGCCTGAGCATCACCTTCTGGGTGCTCTTCTTCGGCATGATCGTCTCGTTTCTGAACGCCGTGCTCACCGGTTCCTTCGTGGGACTCCATTCCTGGAATGAGGCGGGCCTTGCCGTGCTGCTTGCCGTCATCACCGCCGCCGTCTCCAACCTTGCGCTGGTACTGGCCATACGGCGCATAGGTTCCACCCTGGCTTCCATTCTGGGCGTGATGGAACCGCTCACCGCCGTGGCCGTAGGCATACTCGTCTTTCACGAACCGGCCAATGCGGCCGTGTTCTCCGGCGTGGCCGTCATCTGCGCAGCGGTGCTTCTCGTGCTGGCCGGCCCCATGATACAGGAACGCTTCGGCGGCAGACGCAGCGTCCGTGCGGAGCCGGGCAGACGCAAAGGCCAGAGCTGA
- a CDS encoding HD domain-containing protein, whose product MLPSLEFPADPSWAVPDERQCAQLWDKYEVPPHIRDHCRAVAGVAVEITARAVERGVIPAGRPLSVPLARAAGLLHDIAKNYTILHGGSHAQLGAAWVREETGNPLIAQAVLFHVEWPWSGGDMDDVRDPMRLPVIVAYADKRVRHSEVVSIRERFDDLLVRYGISADRQETIAENYAHVQAVEQAIFDRVGIL is encoded by the coding sequence ATGTTGCCTTCTCTTGAATTTCCGGCCGACCCTTCCTGGGCCGTGCCCGACGAGCGGCAGTGCGCCCAGCTGTGGGACAAGTACGAAGTGCCGCCGCATATCCGCGATCATTGCCGCGCCGTCGCCGGCGTGGCCGTGGAAATAACGGCCCGCGCCGTGGAGCGGGGCGTCATTCCGGCGGGCCGTCCGCTTTCCGTGCCTCTTGCCCGTGCCGCGGGCCTTCTGCACGATATCGCCAAGAACTACACCATCCTGCACGGAGGAAGCCACGCCCAGCTCGGCGCGGCCTGGGTGCGGGAGGAAACGGGAAATCCCCTTATTGCGCAGGCGGTGCTCTTCCATGTGGAATGGCCCTGGAGCGGCGGCGACATGGACGATGTGCGCGACCCCATGCGCCTGCCCGTCATCGTGGCCTATGCCGACAAGCGCGTGCGTCACTCCGAGGTGGTTTCCATCAGGGAAAGGTTCGATGATCTTCTGGTCCGCTACGGCATCAGCGCGGACAGGCAGGAGACCATTGCCGAAAACTATGCTCATGTACAGGCCGTGGAGCAGGCCATATTCGACAGGGTAGGAATTCTTTAA
- a CDS encoding NYN domain-containing protein: protein MARVTFVVDGEFMRKRIISLKAFYFDGQGIRRHCLSHLAPGETVGRILFYDALPFTGKGEHPLSGPMDFSQTPLIARKQQFLQSLRVTPEITLRLGRSAWQAGQWQLDANRLGELMAGEISVNDIEAGDIYPDIRQKGVDMLLGLDIAAIAYKKQTDRLVIVANDADYVPAVKLAREEGIKVVLDPLWTRAAEDLREHVDYVCNKLPRPQHANYPHGIHIFDDPKEYNPCPVQEEHTEEE from the coding sequence ATGGCTCGTGTAACATTTGTCGTTGACGGCGAATTCATGCGCAAGCGCATCATTTCGCTCAAGGCTTTCTATTTCGACGGGCAGGGCATACGCCGCCACTGCCTTTCCCACCTCGCCCCCGGGGAAACCGTGGGCCGCATTCTCTTTTACGACGCCCTGCCCTTCACCGGCAAAGGCGAACATCCCCTGAGCGGTCCCATGGACTTTTCCCAGACGCCGCTCATCGCGCGCAAGCAGCAGTTCCTGCAGTCGCTGCGCGTGACGCCCGAAATCACCCTGCGTCTCGGCCGTTCCGCCTGGCAGGCCGGACAGTGGCAGCTTGACGCCAACCGCCTCGGCGAACTCATGGCCGGGGAAATCAGCGTGAACGACATCGAGGCGGGCGACATCTACCCCGACATCCGCCAGAAGGGCGTGGACATGCTCCTCGGTCTGGACATCGCGGCCATCGCCTACAAGAAGCAGACGGACAGGCTCGTCATCGTGGCCAACGACGCGGACTATGTTCCCGCCGTGAAGCTGGCCCGCGAAGAAGGCATCAAGGTGGTGCTCGATCCTCTGTGGACGCGCGCGGCGGAAGATCTGCGCGAACATGTGGACTATGTGTGCAACAAGCTGCCCCGGCCGCAGCACGCCAACTACCCGCACGGCATCCACATTTTCGACGACCCCAAGGAATACAATCCCTGCCCCGTTCAGGAAGAACATACGGAAGAAGAATAA